The Usitatibacter rugosus genome segment TGCAGGTCTCCACACGTTCCGCTGGCTCTACGCGAAGGACGTCAATGGAAGCATCGGTTCCGATGCCGCTTGGATCGACGCGGTAACCTTGCCCGCGCTTCAGTAGGCAAGTACAGCAAGACAACGCTGAGTCGGAGAAAAGTACCGACCCTGGAAAGACATTTCTGCCACCGATCCGAGTCCGGATGCCGCGGCGGTTCGTAGCAACGCTCAATGGGCGTGTCCTTCGTGGCACGCCCATTGCCTTTATGGATCTCCGTTTGTCCGTTCAACCACACGAGGAGATTCAGATGAGAGAGACCCCGAAAACCGGCGAGCCCAATCGTGATCCCATCACCGGCGCACCGGGCGCGCACCCGGTCGGCGTCGGCGCAGGTGCAGCCGCGGGCGGTGCCGCGGGTGCGGTGGCCGGCACGGCCGTCGGCGGCCCGATTGGTGCCGTGGTCGGTGGCGTAGCCGGCGCGATCGCCGGCGGCCTGGCCGGCAAGGGCGTGGCCGAGATGGTCGACCCGACCGTCGAGACCGCGTACTGGAAGGAAACGTACGTCACGCAGCCCTACTACGCCGATGGCCGCGACTGGACCTACTACGAGCCGGCCTATCGCACGGGCTGGGAAGGCCGCACGCGCTATGACGGCAAGACGTTCGAGGAAGTCGAGGACGACCTCGAGTCCGACTATCGCCGCTACAGCAAGAACGGCGACATTCCCTGGGACGACGTGCGCCCGGCTTCCCGCGCCGCGTGGGATCGCATCGATACGCGCATCCAGAGCGCCACGGGTAACTAGAGCGGTTTCAAGCTGGCGCTGTAGAAAGAAAGGCCCGCCGAATCGCTTCGGCGGGCCTTTCCTTTCTACAACTTAAATCAGTCGTCGGCGTTCAGCGGCCGGTCCTTGTTGTCCTTGAGGAACAACAGGCCGATCACGAACGTCATCAACGCGATGCCGATCGGATACCAGAGGCCGAAGTAGATGTCCCCCGTCGCCGCCACCAGCGCGGTGGCGAGCAGCGGCAGCATCCCGCCGAACCAGCCGTTGCCGATGTGGTACGGCAGCGACATGGACGTGTAGCGGATCCGCGTCGGGAAGAGCTCCACCAGGAAGGCCGCGATCGGGCCGTACACCATCGTCACGTAGATCATCATCACGAACAGGATGACGAGCGTGGCCGGCCAGTTGATCTTGTCCTTGTTGGCGCCCGCGACGTAGCCCTTCGCCTTCAGCGTCGCGAGGATCTTCGCCTGGTCCCAGCCCTCGACCTTGGCATCGCCGATCGTGGTGACCACACCCGCCGTAGCGCTTGCCGGGGCGTCCGTGGACGTGAACGACAGGCCCTGCTTGGTGAGGAAGTCCTTGGTGCGGTCGCAATCGGTGAACTTGCTCCACGGGCCCACGAAGATGTGGAAGTTGCAGTCCTTCGCTTCCACCGTGATCGTGGTCTTGGCCTGGAAGCTCTCCAGGTCCGGGTTCACGTAGTGCGTGAGCGCCTTGAACAGCGGCACGTACGTCAATGCCGCGATGAGGCAGCCCGCGAGGATGATCTTCAGGCGGCCGATCTTGTCCGACAGCGCGCCGAACACGATGAAGAACGGCGTGCCCAGCAGCAGCGCGATCGCGATCAGCGTGTACGCCGTCTGTCCATCGACCTTCAGCGTGATGGTGAGGAAGAACAGCGCATAGAACTGGCCCGTGTACCACACGACGCCCTGGCCGGCCGTCGCGCCAAGCAGTGCCAGCAGCACGTACTTGTTGTTCGGGTAGCGCAGGAAGCTGTCGGTGAGCGGGGAGCTGGAGCCCTTGCCCTCGGCCTTCATCTTCTGGAACAGCGGCGATTCGTTCAGCTTCAGCCGGATGTAGATCGAGAAGATGAGCAGGATCACCGAGACCAGGAACGGAATGCGCCAGCCCCAATCGGCGAATTCCGCCGGGGTGAGCCAACCGCTGAAACGGCACAGGCCGATCACGAGGAGCGACAGGAAGAAGCCCAGGGTCGCCGTGGTCTGGATCCAGGCCGTGTCGTAACCGCGCTTGCCTTCCGGAGCATGCTCGGCCACGTAGGTCGCGGCACCGCCGTACTCGCCGCCGAGCGCCAGGCCCTGCACGAGGCGCAGCGTCACCAGCAGGATCGGGGCGACCCAACCGACGGTCTCGAACTTGGGCAGCAGGCCGACCAGGAAGGTCGAGCCGCCCATGAAGAGGATCGTCATCAGGAAGGTGTACTTGCGGCCGACGAGATCGCCGATCCGCCCGAAGACCAGCGCGCCGAACGGACGCACGAGGAAGCCGGCCGCGTACGCCGCGAACGCCGACAACAGGGCTGCCGTTGCATTGCCCGCCGGGAAGAACAGCGCCGCGAAGAACGGCGCCAGCGTGGCGTAGAGATAGAAGTCGTACCACTCGAAGACGGTTCCGAGCGAAGACGCGAAGATGACGCGCTTTTCCTCGGACGCCTCGACATAGGTGCCCCTTGCAGCCGTGTTCATCAGTTTCCCCTCCTATATTTGTAATAGGCGCCTCGGTGGGCGCACATATCACGGAGCGTGGCGGGGCCAACTGACGCCGGCCTGACGTCCCGGCGGGTGAAACCTAGGGTTTACCCGGAGGAAAGGCCACCCGGAAGAGGGCTCCACGCCCCTCGCGTCCCGGCGAGAGCGAGACCGTGGCGCCGTAGCGCGCGGCGATCGATCTCACGATGGACAGCCCGAGGCCGCTGCCCGGAGCACCGCTGCCCAGGACGCGATGGAAGCGCTCGAAGACCATCTCGCGGTCGGCGTCGGGAACACCGGGGCCGTTGTCCTCGACCTCCGCGGCCGGCGCCGGAGTGCCCAGCACGCGGGCCGTGACCTCGCCGCCCTCGGGCGTGTAGCGCACGGCGTTGTCCACGAGATTGAGGAACATCTCGTAGACGAGGTCGGGATCGCCCATCACGGTGACGGGCTCGTCGGGCGCCTCGAAGGCGAGGTGGATGGACTTGGCGATCGCCGCATCCGACCGGTGCAGGCAGGCCAGGCGCATCTTCACTTCGAGGTTCACCGCCCGCTCGCCGTCGGCCTTCGCGTCGTCGGCGCGCGCAAGCGACAGGAGCTGGCTCGCGAGATGCGAGACGTGATCCGCGCTCTCGGCGATGCGGTCCAGGCGCGCGCTCGCCTCCTCCAGGGTCTGCGCGCCGCGCGCCAACTGCGACTGCGTCTTCAGCGCCGCGAGCGGCGTGCGCAGCTGGTGCGCGGCATCGGCGACGAAGTGGCGCTGCGAATCGAGGTTCGCGCGCACGCGCTCCATCTGCACGTTCACCGACTTCAGCAGCGGCTCCATCTCGGCGGGCGCGCCCTCGACGGGAAGCGGCCGCAGGTCGGATGGATCGCGCGACGCGATCTCCTCGCGCAGCCTCCGGATGGGGGCCAGTCCCCGGTAGATCGCCAGCAGCGCGAGTCCCGAGACGATCGGGACGAACACCAGCACCGCGCCCATCATCATCAGCGTGACCCGCGTGGCGTGCTCGCGGCGCCGGTCGAGGAACTCCGCGACCTGCACGATCACGGTGGCTCCTCCCTCGGGGCCGGAGAGCTCGCACGCGATGCGCAAGTCGCCCTCCTCGGTCGTGACGCTGCGAAGCCTTACGCTGCCGCGCACGCACGCATCGACCGGTGGCAGCGGAACGAAGGCGTCACCGGCGACCAGCTCGCCGCTAGGTTTCGAGATCTGCGCGAACATCGGATCGGCGGTCGCCGAGCGTGCGCGCTCCAGCACCGGAAATCGAATCGGGGCCCCGAGGCCGGGTGGGGCGCGGCGAATCTCCTCGGACACGGCGTTGGCGAAGTCGCTCAGCTCGCGGTCGAACGGGCCATCGGCGAGCGCGCTGCCGATCGCGTAGCTCACCGCGATCGACACCGGCCAGAGCACGGCCAGGGGAGCCAGCATCCAGTCGACGACATCGTGCAGCAGCGATCGCGAGCCGCCCTCGCCGAAGGGCTTCACGCCTTTTCCCGCTCGAGGCAGTAGCCCAGGCCGCGATGCGTCGTGATGCGGATGTCGCCCGCCTCGAGCTTCTTGCGCAGGCGCGACACGTAGACCTCCACCGCGTTGGCGGAAACCTCGCCGCCCCACTCACACAGCAGGTCGAGGATCTGCTCCTTGCTCACCATCCGCCCCACGCGCGCGAGGAAGATCTCCAGCAACGCGAGCTCGCGCGCGGAGAGCTCGAGCGGCTCGCCTTTCATCGTCACGACGCGGCTCGTCGATTCGTAGGTGAGCGATCCGTGCGTGACCGTCGATTGCCCGCCATGGCCCGAGCGCCGCGTGAGCGCACGCACGCGCGCCTGCAGCTCCGGGAGGTCGAAGGGCTTCGTGAGGTAATCGTCCGCCCCGAGGTCGAGGCCGCGCACGCGGTCTTCGAGGCGGTCCTGCGCCGTGAGCACCAGCACCGGCATCGTCGAGCGCCGGGCACGAAGGCGCTTCAGCACCTCGAGCCCGTGCAGGCGGGGCAAATTCAGATCCAGGATCAGGAGGTCGAACGACTGGGAGGACAGCGCCGCGTCCGCCTCGACGCCGTCGGGCACGCAATCGACGGCGTAGCCTTCGCCGCGCAGGGCGTCGGCGAGTCCGTTCGCGAGGAGGGTGCTGTCTTCGGCGATGAGCAGGCGCATCGCCGGGAATTATCGCCTAGTGCGGGGGCGGGCGCCGGTGGGGGGCTTCCGGGTCGTCGATGGCGCACACGGCGCCGGCCATGCAGAGGAAGGTCGAGGACATCGCCGCCCAGAGCGGCTCGCCGGCCAGGAAGAAGATCACGGGCAGGACCGCGGAGCCGATGAAGAAGAATTCGCTGAGCCATCCCATCGCGGGGTCCTCCAGGCCGAAGAACCCAGCTTTGGCTCCCAACCTGACGGGCGTCTGACGGGTCGTCTAGAATGGGCCGCACCCCTGGAGGTAACCGCGATGTCCATGTCAGACAACCCTTTCGCACCGCCGAAAGCCGCCGTCCTCGAAGCGGATTCCGATGACGCTTTCGTCGCAGAAGGCCGCAAGGTCCCGGCGGGCCGCGGCACGGCGTGGGTCGGCGAATCCTGGGTGCTCTACAAGCGCGCCCCGCTGGTCTGGATCGTGATGTTCGTGATCTTCATGGTGATGACGGTGGTGCTCGCGATCATCCCGCTGGGCTCGATCGTCTCCTCGATGCTCTACCCGGTGTTCGCCGCCGGCTTCATGCTCGGCTGCCGTGAGCTCGAGAACGGCGGCAAGCTCGAGGTGGCCCACCTGTTCGCGGGCTTCAAGGCCAACGTCGGCAATCTCATCCTGGTCGGCCTCATCTACCTCGCGGGCGCGATGGTCGTCGCGGTGATCGCCGGCATCGGCCTCGCGATCTCCATGCCCTTCTACCTGGGCGGGAATTTCGACGTCAACGCGGACATGCTCACGATGGCCCTCGCGATGGCGCCGCTCCTGATCCTCTTCGTGCTGGTGGTGATGGCGCTCTCGCTGCCGCTCGTGATGGCGCTCTGGTTCGCACCGCCCCTGGTGGTGTTCCACAACCTGGCGCCGCTCGAGGCGATGAAGGCGAGCTTCACGGGCTGCGCGCGCAACATCTGGCCGTTCCTGATCTACGGCCTCGTGTTCCTGCTGCTGCTGATCGTCGCGATGATCCCGCTGGGCCTGGGCCTGCTCGTCGTGAGCCCGATGATCTGGGCCTCGATCTACACCGCGTACCGCGACATCTACCTCGCCCCGAAGTGATCGACACGCTGCGGCCCGTCTCGCTGCCCGAGGGCGCCGAGATCACGCTCCGCCTCGCGGGGCCGGTCGCGCGTGCGCGTGCGTGGAGCATCGACTTCGGCATCCGCGCGATGGCGATGATGTCGCTGCCGCCGCTCCTGCAGCACTTCGGCGACGCGGGCCTGGGCGTGATGACGATCCTCTGGTTCGCGATCTCCACGCTCTACCCGGTGTTCTTCGAGGCGCTCTGGAACGGCGCCACGCCCGGCAAGCGCGTCTGCCATCTCGCGGTGGTGCATGCGGACGGAACGCCCGTGGGCTGGAGCGCGGCGCTGCTGCGAAACATCGTGCGCATCGCGGACACCTTCCCGGTCGGCTACGCCGTGGGCTTCACGGTGATGCTCTTCGATCCGCAGTTCCGGCGCCTCGGCGACCTCGCCGCGGGCACCGTGGTGATCCATCGCGATTCGCTCGCGGCCCGCGCCACCAGCGCGCCGGAAGTGCCGGGCCTCGCGTCGCCCGTCGCATTGAGCGCGCTCGAGCAGCGTGCGGTCCTCGACTTCGGCGAGCGCCGCGGCACCTGGTCGCACGAGCGCGCCGCGGAGCTTGCGGAAACCGCCGGGCCACTGGTGGGCAACCTTCACGGTGATGCCGCGGCCGACCGCATCAGCGCCATCGCCGCTTTCCTGAGAGGCCGCCGGTGAGCGAAGCCGAATTCGAGGCGAAGCACGCCGCCGATTGGGAGGCGCTCGACCGGGCGATTGCCGGACGCAAGCGCAAAAAAAAGGAGGCCGCCGAGGAGATCCCGCCGCAGGACGTGCCGCGCCGCTTCCGCCTGCTCGTGGCGCATCTCGCCCTGGCGCGCGACCGGCAGTACCGCACGTCGCTCATCGACAAGCTGCATGCGCGCGTGGTCGCCGCCCACCTCGCCATCCACGGCGCGCGCGCCGAGCGCCGCGGCGGCGCCCTGGCACAGCTTCGCGAGTTCATCGTCTCGGGCTTTCCCGCGGAGGCGCGCCGCCAGTGGCCCTACCTGCTGGTCGCGGCGATCACGTTCTTCGGACCCTTCCTCGGCGGCATCTTCGTGCTGCAGTACTTCCCCGATTTCGTCTTCTACCTCGCGAGCCCCGAGCAGCTCGCGCAGATCCAGTCCATGTACGCGCCGGGCAACATGCGCTACGGCACCGCGCGCGAGGCCGATACGGACATGATGATGTTCGGCCACTACATCGCGAACAACGTGCGGATCGACTTCCAGGTCGTGGCCGGCGGCGCGTTCTTCGGGCTCGGGACGCTCGCGGCACTCCTCTTCAACGGCATCTTCCTCGGCGCGGTCGCGGGCTATCTCACGCAGATCGGCTACGGCGAGACGTTCTGGGGCTTTGTCGCGGGGCACAGCGCGCCCGAGCTGCTGGGCCTCGTGTACGCGGGCGGCGCGGGCCTGCTGATCGGACACGCCCTCATAGCCCCCGGCCGCACGACACGCGCCGAGGCGCTACGCAGGAACGGCGTTCCCGCCGCGCGCTTGCTCTACGGGGCGGCATTGATGACGGTGATGGCCGCCTTCATCGAGGCGTTCTGGTCCTCGCGTACCTCGCTGCCCTTCGGCATCAAGATCGCGTTCGGCGCGACGCTCGCCGCCGTGTTCTTCATCTACCTCACGTTCGCCGGGCGGCAGCGTGGATCTTGAACGCATGGCCGTGCGGCTGCGCCCGCGCAATCCCACGGAGGCGCTCGATCTCGGCTTCGCCCTCGTACGCGAGCACGCGGGCTCGGTGTACGGAACATGGCTCGCCGCTTATCTGCCGATCGCCTTCCTGACCTACGCGCTGCTCTGGGACCACCCGGTCATCGCGTGGTGCGTGCTGTGGTGGCTGAAGCCGCTCTTCGACCGCATCCTGCTGGCGCTCCTGTCGCGCTCGCTCTTCGGCGAACCGACGGGGCCGCGCGCCATCCTTGGTTCCCCGCGCCAGTGGCTGATGGGCACGCGGATCCTCAGCGCGCTCACCTGGGGCCGCTTCGATTTCGCGCGCTCGTTCCATCTCCCCGTGCACCAGCTCGAGCGCTCGCGCGGCAAGGCGGGGCGCCAGCGCGTCCGCCTGCTCGATCGCGATGCACGCGGCTCGGCCGTGTGGCTCACCTTCCTGCTGCTCGGCGTGGAGCTGTTCCTGGTGATCGCCGTGAGCATCGGGCTCGCCTTGTTGATCCCGGTGCAGGTGCCGGTCGAGAACCTCCTCGAGAACATCTTCCGGTCCGGCACCTCTCGCGACGGCGCGCTCGTCGGCGCGCTGCTCGGCACGTTCGCCACGTCGCTCGTGGAGCCCGTCTACGTCGCTTCGGGCTTCACGCTCTACCTGCAGCGCCGGACCATGCTCGAGGGCTGGGACATCGAGCTTCGCTTCCGCCACCTGGCCGAGCGCCTCGCCGCGCCCGTGGCTTCCGCTGCGGGCGTCGTCGCTGCCCTGCTGCTCGCTTGCGTACTGCTTCCGCTGCCTTCCGTCTCACACGCGCAGGCCGAGCCGCCGGCCGCCGCTCCGCAGAAAGCCGCGGCGAAGGATCCGGCGAAGGAGATCAAGGCCGTGCTCGCCCAGCCGGAATTCGGCAAGACGGAGATGCGCAAGCAGCTCGAGTACGTGGGGCCCAAGTTCGACTGGAAGAGCGACAGCAAGTCGAAGCCGTGGAACTTCGGATGGATCGAGGATCTCGCGCGGTTGCTCGCGGGCATCGCGCGCTACGCGACGTGGATCGTGGGGGGCCTCGCGCTCGCCGTCGTGCTCTACCTGCTGGCGCGCTACGCCCGGCTGCGCGGCTTCGGGGCGGGCCAGGCCGAGCGGCCCGATTTCCTCTTCGGCCTCGACGTGCGTCCCGAGTCGCTGCCGGACGATGTGGCCGCGGTAGCCGCCGCGCTCGCGAAGGAAGGCCGCACGCGCGAGGCGCTCTCGCTCCTCTATCGCGGAGCCCTCGTGCGCTTCCTCGACCAGGGCATGGAGTTCCTGCGCGGCGACACGGAAGGCGATTGCCTGCGCAAGGTCGAGCACAACGCCCGCGACACCGCGCGGCAGTATTTCCGCCGCCTGGTCAGCGCGTGGCAATCGCTCGCGTACGGGCACCGCGCGGTCGGAGCGGAAGCCGTCGTGGCGCTCGCCGGCGAATGGCGGCGCGAGTTCGCCGGCGACGCACAGGCCCCGAGATGACGCGCAAGATCGCCTTCCGCGTCGCGCTCGTGGCCGCGCCCTTCCTGGGCTTGTTCCTCTATGCCGCGTTCAACTGGTACACGTGGGTCGAGCATCCCCACCAGGTGGACCAGGGCGAGGAGGCCCGCAAGAATCCCTACCTCGCGCTGAGCCAGTTCCTGCCGCGCATGGGCGCGCGCACCGAGTTCGCGCGCTCGCCGGTGCAGCTCGCCCGCCCGCCGGAGAAGGGCGTGCTCATCCTCGCCGCGCGCCGCCTGCCGTTCATGACGCAGCAACGGGTGCGCGAGATCGACGCCTGGGTCCGGCGCGGCGGCGTGCTCGTCGTCGAGGCCGAGTCCGGCGGCATCGACGATCCGCTGCTGGACAACTACGGCATCGAGCGCGACGTCCCCGAATGGCTGCGCGGCACGCCCGAGGAACGCCGCGAGGCGAAGAAGCGCGAGAACGAGAAGCGCGAGGCCCTGAAGGCCGCGGATCCGAAGAAGGGCGGGCGGCGCGAGTACCTGGCCAGCATCGTGTGGCCCGGCGCCTCGAAGGTGCTGCGCGTGCGGCAGACCGGGCAGGGCCTGCGCATCGCGGGCGAAGGAGAGCCACCGAACCTCGTGACCGCGATGGCCGACGATCGCCTGGTCGTGGTCGCCTTCGATGCGGATGCGGGCCGGGTCGTGGTGCTGTCGAGCCTCGCCTTCCTTCGCAACCGCGACCTGGGCGAATACCATCACG includes the following:
- a CDS encoding sensor histidine kinase produces the protein MKPFGEGGSRSLLHDVVDWMLAPLAVLWPVSIAVSYAIGSALADGPFDRELSDFANAVSEEIRRAPPGLGAPIRFPVLERARSATADPMFAQISKPSGELVAGDAFVPLPPVDACVRGSVRLRSVTTEEGDLRIACELSGPEGGATVIVQVAEFLDRRREHATRVTLMMMGAVLVFVPIVSGLALLAIYRGLAPIRRLREEIASRDPSDLRPLPVEGAPAEMEPLLKSVNVQMERVRANLDSQRHFVADAAHQLRTPLAALKTQSQLARGAQTLEEASARLDRIAESADHVSHLASQLLSLARADDAKADGERAVNLEVKMRLACLHRSDAAIAKSIHLAFEAPDEPVTVMGDPDLVYEMFLNLVDNAVRYTPEGGEVTARVLGTPAPAAEVEDNGPGVPDADREMVFERFHRVLGSGAPGSGLGLSIVRSIAARYGATVSLSPGREGRGALFRVAFPPGKP
- a CDS encoding RDD family protein, whose product is MIDTLRPVSLPEGAEITLRLAGPVARARAWSIDFGIRAMAMMSLPPLLQHFGDAGLGVMTILWFAISTLYPVFFEALWNGATPGKRVCHLAVVHADGTPVGWSAALLRNIVRIADTFPVGYAVGFTVMLFDPQFRRLGDLAAGTVVIHRDSLAARATSAPEVPGLASPVALSALEQRAVLDFGERRGTWSHERAAELAETAGPLVGNLHGDAAADRISAIAAFLRGRR
- a CDS encoding stage II sporulation protein M: MSEAEFEAKHAADWEALDRAIAGRKRKKKEAAEEIPPQDVPRRFRLLVAHLALARDRQYRTSLIDKLHARVVAAHLAIHGARAERRGGALAQLREFIVSGFPAEARRQWPYLLVAAITFFGPFLGGIFVLQYFPDFVFYLASPEQLAQIQSMYAPGNMRYGTAREADTDMMMFGHYIANNVRIDFQVVAGGAFFGLGTLAALLFNGIFLGAVAGYLTQIGYGETFWGFVAGHSAPELLGLVYAGGAGLLIGHALIAPGRTTRAEALRRNGVPAARLLYGAALMTVMAAFIEAFWSSRTSLPFGIKIAFGATLAAVFFIYLTFAGRQRGS
- a CDS encoding MFS transporter, with amino-acid sequence MNTAARGTYVEASEEKRVIFASSLGTVFEWYDFYLYATLAPFFAALFFPAGNATAALLSAFAAYAAGFLVRPFGALVFGRIGDLVGRKYTFLMTILFMGGSTFLVGLLPKFETVGWVAPILLVTLRLVQGLALGGEYGGAATYVAEHAPEGKRGYDTAWIQTTATLGFFLSLLVIGLCRFSGWLTPAEFADWGWRIPFLVSVILLIFSIYIRLKLNESPLFQKMKAEGKGSSSPLTDSFLRYPNNKYVLLALLGATAGQGVVWYTGQFYALFFLTITLKVDGQTAYTLIAIALLLGTPFFIVFGALSDKIGRLKIILAGCLIAALTYVPLFKALTHYVNPDLESFQAKTTITVEAKDCNFHIFVGPWSKFTDCDRTKDFLTKQGLSFTSTDAPASATAGVVTTIGDAKVEGWDQAKILATLKAKGYVAGANKDKINWPATLVILFVMMIYVTMVYGPIAAFLVELFPTRIRYTSMSLPYHIGNGWFGGMLPLLATALVAATGDIYFGLWYPIGIALMTFVIGLLFLKDNKDRPLNADD
- a CDS encoding response regulator transcription factor; this translates as MRLLIAEDSTLLANGLADALRGEGYAVDCVPDGVEADAALSSQSFDLLILDLNLPRLHGLEVLKRLRARRSTMPVLVLTAQDRLEDRVRGLDLGADDYLTKPFDLPELQARVRALTRRSGHGGQSTVTHGSLTYESTSRVVTMKGEPLELSARELALLEIFLARVGRMVSKEQILDLLCEWGGEVSANAVEVYVSRLRKKLEAGDIRITTHRGLGYCLEREKA
- a CDS encoding BPSS1780 family membrane protein; the protein is MSDNPFAPPKAAVLEADSDDAFVAEGRKVPAGRGTAWVGESWVLYKRAPLVWIVMFVIFMVMTVVLAIIPLGSIVSSMLYPVFAAGFMLGCRELENGGKLEVAHLFAGFKANVGNLILVGLIYLAGAMVVAVIAGIGLAISMPFYLGGNFDVNADMLTMALAMAPLLILFVLVVMALSLPLVMALWFAPPLVVFHNLAPLEAMKASFTGCARNIWPFLIYGLVFLLLLIVAMIPLGLGLLVVSPMIWASIYTAYRDIYLAPK
- a CDS encoding DUF4129 domain-containing protein, yielding MDLERMAVRLRPRNPTEALDLGFALVREHAGSVYGTWLAAYLPIAFLTYALLWDHPVIAWCVLWWLKPLFDRILLALLSRSLFGEPTGPRAILGSPRQWLMGTRILSALTWGRFDFARSFHLPVHQLERSRGKAGRQRVRLLDRDARGSAVWLTFLLLGVELFLVIAVSIGLALLIPVQVPVENLLENIFRSGTSRDGALVGALLGTFATSLVEPVYVASGFTLYLQRRTMLEGWDIELRFRHLAERLAAPVASAAGVVAALLLACVLLPLPSVSHAQAEPPAAAPQKAAAKDPAKEIKAVLAQPEFGKTEMRKQLEYVGPKFDWKSDSKSKPWNFGWIEDLARLLAGIARYATWIVGGLALAVVLYLLARYARLRGFGAGQAERPDFLFGLDVRPESLPDDVAAVAAALAKEGRTREALSLLYRGALVRFLDQGMEFLRGDTEGDCLRKVEHNARDTARQYFRRLVSAWQSLAYGHRAVGAEAVVALAGEWRREFAGDAQAPR
- a CDS encoding DUF4350 domain-containing protein, whose protein sequence is MTRKIAFRVALVAAPFLGLFLYAAFNWYTWVEHPHQVDQGEEARKNPYLALSQFLPRMGARTEFARSPVQLARPPEKGVLILAARRLPFMTQQRVREIDAWVRRGGVLVVEAESGGIDDPLLDNYGIERDVPEWLRGTPEERREAKKRENEKREALKAADPKKGGRREYLASIVWPGASKVLRVRQTGQGLRIAGEGEPPNLVTAMADDRLVVVAFDADAGRVVVLSSLAFLRNRDLGEYHHAEFAWRLATAAPDQRTSMLFLRIPSPSLWEWMRENAWPVMVSAIVLLLLWLGRIVPRFGPLEPEPAPVRRSLIEHLRAAGRFVWSRGEAQRLLEAVRDRVWRSALRRRGGLAGLAHSKAEDTLVSLTGQTPATVHRALNGGGTSPVAFVTTAAALQGLESGLAHSLRHTADSRHSRAGGNPAPSKNKGAPS